From Chryseobacterium camelliae:
CAAATACCACAACCTAAAGTGTATCCTATCGTGAAGAACGTATTGGAGTTGGATACGGAATCCCCCGTTCAGAGTTTGATGCGCCTGGCCGATACCTATGGCGGCATCTATAAATTCCAGGTGGGTAATATGACTTCAGTAGTTATTTCCGATCCGGATCTGGTCAATGAAGTCTGTGATGAATCAAGATTCGATAAAAAGGTCCATAAGCCTCTTGAAAAAATAAGGGACTTCGGGGGCGATGGGCTTTTTACAGCGTATACTGAAGAAGAGAACTGGGGAAAGGCGCACCGGATCCTGGTTCCGGCCTTTGGTCCGGCTGCTGTAAAAACCATGTTTCCGCAAATGCTGGATATTGCAGAACAATTACTGCTTAAATGGGAAAGATTAGGCCCTGAGGCGGTTTTGGATGTTCCTGATAATATGACGAGGCTTACGCTGGATACGATAGCGCTTTGTGCTTTCGATTTCCGGTTCAACAGTTTTTATAACGAAAAGATGCACCCTTTTGTGGATGCGATGATCAATGCTTTGCAGGAAGCCAGCCTTCATATCAGGCGTCTTCCTATGATCAATCGCCTGAAGCTGGTCACGAAACGGAACTACGAACGGGAAATTGGGCTGATGAATACCGTTGCAGCAGATATCATCAAAGATCGAAGGAAATTACCTCCCGAACAATGGCCGGATGACCTGCTGTCCCTGATGCTCCGCGGTAAAGATCCATTATCCAGAGAAGGGCTGGATGACAGTAATATCACCTATCAGATGCTGACGTTCCTTATTGCCGGTCATGAAACCACCAGCGGAATGCTGTCCTTTGCCTTATGTCTTTTGTTGAAGAACCCTGATAAGCTAAGCAAGGCACAGGAAGAAGTAGACCGGGTACTGGGACATGAAAAACCGCGGTTTGAGCACCTGAACAAACTGGTTTATATAGACCAGGTTCTTAAAGAGAGCCTCCGTTTATGGCCTACTGCTCCCTTGTTTGGGCTTTACCCTTATGAGGATACCGTAATCGGAGGTCAGTATGAAATCAAAAAGAATGAAGCCATATTGGTGCTTTTACCTTCATTGCACCGAAGCAGCAAAACCTGGAAAGGGGACGTGAATGCATTTGAGCCGGAAAGGTTTGATTCCGAAAACATGAATACAGTACCGCCCAATGCCTATAAGCCTTTTGGAAACGGGCAGCGTGCCTGTATCGGCCGTCCCTTTGCCATGCAGGAAGCAACCATAGTCCTGGCTATGATGCTCCAGCGTTTCAATATATATGAGCATGATCCCGGTTATCAACTGAAGATCAAAGAGTCCCTCACTCTTAAACCGGATGGTTTTTTCATTAAAGTTGCCAAACGCGAAAGAGGAAATAGGGATTCAGATGCTATTTCTGTTCATTCTGAAGAAACCGTAAAAGAATCTAAAGCAATAGCCTCTGTCAACAAGCATCATACGCCATTGCTGGTTTTATTCGGTTCCAACAGCGGAACCAGCCAGGACTTTGCGTACCGGATCACTAAAGACGGAACCACTTACGGATATGATACAAAGATGGCCTCTTTAGATAGTTTTTCCGGGAACCTGCCGGCAACAGGAGCCGTTATCATTGTCACCGCGTCCTATGAAGGGCTTCCGCCGGATAATGCCAGGAAATTTGTCAACTGGCTGAGGTCTGCACAGGATAAAAATTTGCAGGATGTCCGGTATGCGGTATTCGGATGTGGAAATACAGATTGGACGAAAACCTACCAGGCAGTGCCAACCTATATAGACCATCGCTTAACCGAATTGGGCGCAAAACGGCTTATGCAAAGGGGTGAAGGAGATGCTAAACATGACCTGTTCGGAAGTTTTGACCAATGGTACGAATTGCTCTGGGCAGAACTTGCCCATCATTTTTCTGTAGAGGTAAATACCATAAAAAGGCCGGGTAGCTATGCTATAGATATAGTCAACGACATTAGCGCGCATATTTTAAATGAACCGGATATGCGGGTGGGTACTGTAATCATCAATGAAGAATTGACCGACCGCGCTCAGCCGGGTATCCGTTCAAAAAGGCACCTGCAAATAGAACTGCCGCAGGGCATGAGCTATCGTACAGGGGATTATCTGTCGGTATTGCCATTAAATCCAAGAGCGAAAGTTTTGGAGCTTTTAAAAAGATTTCATTTGGAGTATGATTCAGAAATGATCATCAATACAGACGATGCAAGCGTACCATTGCCTAAAGGATATCCGGTGAAAGCTGGTGACCTGCTCAGCCAGTATGTGGAGCTTAATCAGATCGCCACCCAAAAGCAAATTCACCTCCTGGGAGAATATACGCTTTGTCCACCGGAAAAAATGAGGCTGTTGCAATATGCCGAAGATAAACAATATAATGAAGAGGTATTAAGTAAAAGGCTCAACCTTTTGGATCTGTTGAAGCTTAATCCCGCCTGTGAACTCCCGTTTGAGGTATTTCTTGAAATGTTACCCGCCATGAAGCCGCGCCGGTATTCGATCTCTTCCTCTCCGCTGTGGAATAAAGAACACTGCACACTAACCGTAGCTGTGACGGATGCAATTGCATTTTCCGGTTTGGGACGATATCAGGGTACTGCCTCAACTTACCTGGCAGGTCTTGCAGCAGGCTCGAAGATTATTGTGCAGGTAAAACCGTCGCCCGAAACCTTTCATCTCCCCCAGGATATCAACAGGCCTGTCATTATGATTGGTGCAGGAAGCGGTATTGCTCCGTTTCGTGGGTTTATTCAGGAGCGTGCTATTCAGAAATCGAGTGGGGAAACTGTGGGAGAAATGCTCCTCTTTTTCGGTTGCCGCGCAGAAAACGCAGACTATCTTTATCACCAGCAATTACAGGAATGGGAAAAAGAAAAGGTAGTTTCCGTTTATCCTTCATTCTCGGCTGGTCCAGATCATGATATGGTCTACGTACAGCACAGTGTCTGGAAACACAGGGACGAAATAAAACGCTTGTTGGACAATGGAGCAATCATCTACCTGTGTGGCGATGGTAGCTATATGGCTCCGGCAGTCCGTGAAACACTTATAAAAATATATCAGGAGATCATCCGTACAGATTTCGAAACTTCATGGCACCGTTGGGAAGAAGAGGTTGAGAAAAAGCATAGATTTGTTACCGATATTTTTGAATGATGTGTAAATCTTTAACGGTCTTAAATTATTTGACACCGAGCGTATTGAAGGAACAGATATTGCTGTAATCGTGATCATACAGGTGATGGCCGGTGATGGTAAAATGACCGGCTTTCAGCCATTGATAACCGCATGACAGATACATGAAACTTACTGATTACCTTAACGAACATCTTAGCCTTACCAATGATATGAGCAGGTTATTGGATGACCTATTCGAAACAACGGCGCTTCCAAAAGGATATGAACTGCTGGCTGAGGGCAGCAAATCTAAGAAGTTTTTCTATCTTGAAAGCGGCCTGATGCGGTTGTATTACCTTAAAGAAGGAAAAGACATCACCCATTTCTTTCTTAATGAATCTTCCATATATACCCCTATTGAAAACGTTTTTTTTAACGAATATTATCCGTTTAACCTGGTGCTGCTGGAAGACAGCGTAATCAGAAGTATTGATTTTTCCGTGCTTGAACCCTATGTGGATAAAGACCCGCAACTGCAACGTTTGTCACGTTTTCTGGCCGTATCTGCTATCAGGCAGCTTTCAGACCAGCTGTATTCCATCAAGTTTCAGACGGCACAGGAGCGATACAAGATTTTACTGCAAAATTATCCGGGCATCCTCCTGCGTGTACCTCTGGGACATATTGCTTCTTACCTTGGCATCACGCAGCAGACGCTTAGTGTCATCCGGGCAGAATATGGGAAATCATAAATTAAGAATACAGATTAATGAGCTGTAAGATTCTATTAAAAAAAGCCTTATCCTGCATGCATCATATCTTCATCCTTTCTAAAATCAGCAGTAATTTTCTGTCTTAAATTTCTCCTTATTCGTTTCACAACAATAAAACGAATTAAAAATAACAGTATATTTTTTTTTACTCTTCTCCAATACCGGTATTTTTTAAAGAATCGCTCAAAATCAGTGGGGGTATCAGTAGAAATGAAGTACAAAAATGGTTTTGACAGCATTTTGATTTCCTGTTTGGTTAAATTTTGAATCAGAAGAAACGCCCAGCATTTAATAAGGTTATGCAACAAATATCTTTGTTCTTCATCGAATGGCATTCCCAAATATCTTAATTCAAAAGGCTCATGCTGAATGAAAAGGGCTAAGTGTAGATTTTTTTCAGGATATAAATCATATTTTACATAAAAATCTTCCAGAATAGCTCTCCATTGATAGATCTGAATTAAAATACGATCACAGTGTTGATTAATTTTTATGTGATTTTGATTCTCATGCTTTCTGTAATGATAGATCGCCTTGGGATTTTCCCCGATACGGGAAGTTAAAGCGAGTAACTGATGAGAAAATAGACCGTCTTCACAAGGTTGTATATCTTTCGGAAATTGGATGTCTTTATATGATTCTAGAAAATCCCTTTTTAAAAACTGAGCACAGGTTGGTAATGCCGGGATAGGAACATTCCTATTACAGAAATAACTGCCCAATATAGTGATGTCATTGTCTTGATACATTGAAACAACATACGCTGTCTCAAGAAACTCTCTATCAATGGTGTCATCTGAATCCAGAAAGAAGATATATTGTCCTGTAGCACACGTTAGCCCTAAATTTCTTGCAGCGGAAACTCCCGCATTACTCTGGTAATAATATTTTATCCTATTATCATTTCTCATGAATTCCTGACAGATATTGCCAGAATTATCAGTACTTCCATCATTTATTAAGATAAGTTCAAAATCCGTTAAGCTTTGATTCAATACACTTTCTATTGTTTCTGACAAAAATTGATCTGTATTGAATATGGGGATAATTACGGATACCAGAAAATTATTCTTATTGTCAGTAGTTTTATTTATAGCCATTGGTT
This genomic window contains:
- a CDS encoding bifunctional cytochrome P450/NADPH--P450 reductase, with product MIKQIPQPKVYPIVKNVLELDTESPVQSLMRLADTYGGIYKFQVGNMTSVVISDPDLVNEVCDESRFDKKVHKPLEKIRDFGGDGLFTAYTEEENWGKAHRILVPAFGPAAVKTMFPQMLDIAEQLLLKWERLGPEAVLDVPDNMTRLTLDTIALCAFDFRFNSFYNEKMHPFVDAMINALQEASLHIRRLPMINRLKLVTKRNYEREIGLMNTVAADIIKDRRKLPPEQWPDDLLSLMLRGKDPLSREGLDDSNITYQMLTFLIAGHETTSGMLSFALCLLLKNPDKLSKAQEEVDRVLGHEKPRFEHLNKLVYIDQVLKESLRLWPTAPLFGLYPYEDTVIGGQYEIKKNEAILVLLPSLHRSSKTWKGDVNAFEPERFDSENMNTVPPNAYKPFGNGQRACIGRPFAMQEATIVLAMMLQRFNIYEHDPGYQLKIKESLTLKPDGFFIKVAKRERGNRDSDAISVHSEETVKESKAIASVNKHHTPLLVLFGSNSGTSQDFAYRITKDGTTYGYDTKMASLDSFSGNLPATGAVIIVTASYEGLPPDNARKFVNWLRSAQDKNLQDVRYAVFGCGNTDWTKTYQAVPTYIDHRLTELGAKRLMQRGEGDAKHDLFGSFDQWYELLWAELAHHFSVEVNTIKRPGSYAIDIVNDISAHILNEPDMRVGTVIINEELTDRAQPGIRSKRHLQIELPQGMSYRTGDYLSVLPLNPRAKVLELLKRFHLEYDSEMIINTDDASVPLPKGYPVKAGDLLSQYVELNQIATQKQIHLLGEYTLCPPEKMRLLQYAEDKQYNEEVLSKRLNLLDLLKLNPACELPFEVFLEMLPAMKPRRYSISSSPLWNKEHCTLTVAVTDAIAFSGLGRYQGTASTYLAGLAAGSKIIVQVKPSPETFHLPQDINRPVIMIGAGSGIAPFRGFIQERAIQKSSGETVGEMLLFFGCRAENADYLYHQQLQEWEKEKVVSVYPSFSAGPDHDMVYVQHSVWKHRDEIKRLLDNGAIIYLCGDGSYMAPAVRETLIKIYQEIIRTDFETSWHRWEEEVEKKHRFVTDIFE
- a CDS encoding Crp/Fnr family transcriptional regulator; its protein translation is MKLTDYLNEHLSLTNDMSRLLDDLFETTALPKGYELLAEGSKSKKFFYLESGLMRLYYLKEGKDITHFFLNESSIYTPIENVFFNEYYPFNLVLLEDSVIRSIDFSVLEPYVDKDPQLQRLSRFLAVSAIRQLSDQLYSIKFQTAQERYKILLQNYPGILLRVPLGHIASYLGITQQTLSVIRAEYGKS
- a CDS encoding glycosyltransferase family 2 protein, with amino-acid sequence MAINKTTDNKNNFLVSVIIPIFNTDQFLSETIESVLNQSLTDFELILINDGSTDNSGNICQEFMRNDNRIKYYYQSNAGVSAARNLGLTCATGQYIFFLDSDDTIDREFLETAYVVSMYQDNDITILGSYFCNRNVPIPALPTCAQFLKRDFLESYKDIQFPKDIQPCEDGLFSHQLLALTSRIGENPKAIYHYRKHENQNHIKINQHCDRILIQIYQWRAILEDFYVKYDLYPEKNLHLALFIQHEPFELRYLGMPFDEEQRYLLHNLIKCWAFLLIQNLTKQEIKMLSKPFLYFISTDTPTDFERFFKKYRYWRRVKKNILLFLIRFIVVKRIRRNLRQKITADFRKDEDMMHAG